GCGCCCGAGGCGTTCGGGCTGACACAGGTCTGGTGGGGCGACGGCAAGGGCAAGACCACTGCCGCCATGGGGATGGGGATGCGCGCGGCCGGCCACGGCTACCGCGTCCACATGCTCCAGTTCATGAAGGGCGGCACCAGCACCGTCGAAGACGTGCGCGGCGAGTACAACGCCATCGCGGCGCTGCCGGGGTACTCCTACGAGAACAGCGGCCACTACGGCTGGCACCGCTTCCACGACGGTACCGACGACGACGAGCACGCCGCCCGCGCTCGCGGCGGCTTCGAACGAGCGCGCGAACTGGTCGACGCGGCGGGCGAGGCGGACCTGTCCTCGCCCCTGCCGCTGGACGGTCCCGCCGACGACGGCGTCCACATGCTGATCCTCGACGAGATCTGCTACGCGGGCAACCGCGGTCTGGTCGACCCCGACGACGTGCGGGAGCTGGTCGAGTCCAAACCGGCGGACCTGGAACTCGTCCTGACCGGCGGCCACGAGCGCCCGGAGTTCGCGACCGACCTCGCGGACCTCGTGACGAACGTGGGCAAGGAGGCCCACCCGATCGAGTCCGGTCACAGCGCCCGCAAGGGGACCGAGTTCTGAGACTCCGGCGCCGTGCGTTCTCGGGGGAACGCCGATCAGGCGAGTTCGTACCGGTCGAAGGTGCGGACGGCGTAGCGATAGGACAGGGCAGGGAGGAGCAACAGCACCACCAGCGCGACGGCGCTGACGGTGAAGAGCGCGCTCGGCGCCAGCGACACCTCCGAGGAGAGGACGAGCGAGGCGATCGCGCCGATCAGCGTCGCGCCGAGTTCGCGCGCGCCTTCGAGGCCGACGAAGACGGCGGCGACGGCCGCCAGGACGACGTGGGCGCTGAAGAGGACGAACGCCCACGGGCTGGGGACGACCGCTTCCATCGAGCGGGTGACGTTGGTCGCCTCGAAGCGGGGGAAGGCGGTCCCGATACCGACCGAGAGGCCGGCGGCGACGACCATCGCCACGGGCGAGAGCCCGACGAGGATCGCCGTCTTCCCGGCGCCCACCGGGCTCAGCGCGGCGACGACGCCGACGAGGACCGTCCCGACGGGGACGGCGACGATCAGGCCCGCCAGCACGTGCGCGAAGACGAACGCCCGGCCGGTCACCTCGCTCAGCATGGTGGTCGCGAGCACCGACCCCTGGTCGCCCAGCGGGTTGAGGGTGAAGACGACGCCGCCGGCCCAGGCGACGAACACGAGGAGGGCGTAGGGCAGGTACACCGGGATCTCGCCGGTCTGGAGGATCTCGACGAACGCGCCCGTCCCGAAGAAGAGCGGATAAGCGGCGTACATCAGCTTGAGCGGGGCGCGGGCGGCCCGGCGCCAGGCGAGGACGGCCAGCGCCGCGGTCGGTCGGTCGACGACCGCTTCGAGTCGGCGGGCGAGCCAGTCGTCGTCGGCGGTCGCCGCGGCGGTCGCGCTCGCCGCCCCGGAGGTATCGGATTCGGCGGGGTCGGGGTCGTCCTCGCCGGCGAGGGCGGGGTCGGCGAACCAGTGACGCCTGGCGACCCAGGTGCCCGCGGCGAGGGTGACGGCGGCGAAGCCGACGGAGGCGGCGACGGCCGCACCCGCTCGCGTCGCGTCGGCGGCCACGTTCGGCAGGCCGAGCAGTCCCAGGTCGGCGAACCAGCCGACGGGCGAGGCGGCCATCGGCTCGAAGATGGCGCCCACGGCCTGGTTGAGCGACCCGCTGACGATGGCGGCCATGTAGACGACGAACACGAGGGCGATCAGGCCGTTCTTGTGGCGGGCGACGAACGGGAAGCGGGTGACGACGTGGCGGATACCGAGCCCGAGCGCGTACGCCGCGGTGGCGACGGTCGCTCCCCCGAGGACGAGGGCCAGCGGGACGCCCGCGGCCGGCCAGGGCGTCCCGGTGCCGAGCGCGAGGCCGACGCCGGCGCCGGCGGCGGGCAGCAACGTCCAGATCAGCAGGTAGACGAACTCGCTCGCGACGAGTCCGAGGTAGGCCTCGACGGTGGGGACGACCGTCAGGACCCCGTCGGCGTTGGTGAGCGTGCCGCGCTGGCCGACGGCGCGGACGGCGAAGACCACGACGGCGATGGCCCACATGACGCCGACGAACCCGCGGGCGGCTTCCGCCGTCGCCGTCGGTGCGAAATCGAGCGACCCCGAAGCGAGCGCACGGCCCAGCGCCCGACCGCCGTAGCCGCCCCCGGCGGTGAGCCCGAGCGTCAGCAGCGCGAACAGCCCCACGGAGACGATCGAGGTCGCCCAGCTGTCGGGGTCCGTCCGCTTGCGGACCATCCGCCGTACGTCGATGCGGGCCAGTCGGAGGCTGTGGCCGGCGTTCATGACTGGGTGTCCGGCGTCGTCGCGCTCGCTTCGGCGGCGGTCGCCTCCTCGGTGTGGTCGGTCGTCACCTCGAGGAACACGTCCTCCAGCGACCCCGCCTCGCCGCGCTCGGCGCGCTGTTTGAGCCGGTCGGGCGGTCCCTCCGCGACGAGGTCGCCGCGGTGGAGGACGCCGACGGTGTCGGCCAGCTCGTCGACGACCGGCAGGATGTGCGTCGAGAGGAACACGGTCGTCTCGCCGCCGGAGAGCTCGGCGACGAGGTCTTTGACCGTCCGGGCGGCGCGGGGGTCCAGCCCGCTCGTCGGCTCGTCGAGGAAGAGGACCGGCGGCTCGTGGATCACCGTCGCGATCAGTCCGACCTTCTTGCGCATCCCCGTCGAGAAGCCTTCGAGCCGG
The window above is part of the Halosimplex rubrum genome. Proteins encoded here:
- a CDS encoding cob(I)yrinic acid a,c-diamide adenosyltransferase translates to MSDDATADGDLRGDDPLEPRPIEPAAPEAFGLTQVWWGDGKGKTTAAMGMGMRAAGHGYRVHMLQFMKGGTSTVEDVRGEYNAIAALPGYSYENSGHYGWHRFHDGTDDDEHAARARGGFERARELVDAAGEADLSSPLPLDGPADDGVHMLILDEICYAGNRGLVDPDDVRELVESKPADLELVLTGGHERPEFATDLADLVTNVGKEAHPIESGHSARKGTEF